The DNA segment ATGGTGACTCTGGATGGATAAATGAAGAGAATCTTTGAATAAAGACCTCTTAGTTCTATCTGCTTCACTATAAAAGGCACATTTTGCTCGGTATTTTAAGACTCTAATTAACGTTACAGAATCAACATGACTCAAGGTATACTACTCtcacttttttcttttatttttttcctcttctttttggATTATAAGTTTTAAGCGCAAGACTAATTCAACTTCTTCTAACAGACAGTGAAAGAGTTGATGTTGAAAAGGATAGAGAAGATAGAATCAGCGCTCTGCCAAAAAACGTTATAGATGGTATTCTTGAACTCCTGCCAGTAGAAGATGCGGCGAGGACTAGTATTCTATCAAAAAATTGGAGATATATCTGGGTCATGCTTCCAAATTTGGTGCTGAATAAGCTCTTTTGCAACAAACTAGCAGCAAGATCTCAATATGTCTTCAAAGACAATGTAGATAAGATTCTGTTACAGCATTCTGGAGACATAGTGAAGTTTGTCCTTGATCTTTCAGAAATAGTTTTATCTCCCTATCCAGATATTGATAGATGGATGATTTATATTACTAGAAACGGTGTCAAGGAGCTAACCCTTAACATGTCAAATAATACTACTTATAATCTGCCTTCTTATATATTTAATTGTCCAACACTGACACATTTGGAACTCTTAAGTTGTGTCTTCAAACCACCAACGCCTTTTCTTGGCTTTCCGAATCTTGTAATACTTCGTCTAGAAAAAATAACCTTTGTGCCAACTACAGAGTTTTGTGTTATCAACGCACCACTTCTTGTCAGGTTGACCTTGATATACTGTAACGGTACTAAATACTTGAACATTGTTTCATCGCGATTGAATTCCTTGGTTGTTCGTAAGAGTTACTATGATATTGAACTAAGTTGCTTTATGAACTGCAAAAATTTGATAATTTTATACCTTGTGACTAGTAATCCAATATTCGGTGACAGATCAAAATTGCAAAAGCTTCTTCTTAGCTTGCCTATACTTAAGGTGCTTATTTTGAGTTCATCTTTCCTTGAGGTAAGAGTCTAAGGTATTGTTTGACTTGGATATCTTATAGGGATCGTCCTTATTCATGTGATTCTTATTTTTGTATTTGCTTCAAAGCTTTTGAGTGCAGGTACAGTTCCACAAGGGCTTCCTTTTACACTCAACTGCTTGTGGCATCTAAAGCTAGGTATAAACTTCGGCCAGATGGGTCAGATTTCTTACGCTCTCGAGTTAATTAAGAGCTCCCACAAATTGAGTGAACTTGAGATTTGGGTAAGAAATGGCAAATATATG comes from the Nicotiana sylvestris chromosome 4, ASM39365v2, whole genome shotgun sequence genome and includes:
- the LOC104247559 gene encoding F-box/FBD/LRR-repeat protein At1g13570-like, translated to MTQDSERVDVEKDREDRISALPKNVIDGILELLPVEDAARTSILSKNWRYIWVMLPNLVLNKLFCNKLAARSQYVFKDNVDKILLQHSGDIVKFVLDLSEIVLSPYPDIDRWMIYITRNGVKELTLNMSNNTTYNLPSYIFNCPTLTHLELLSCVFKPPTPFLGFPNLVILRLEKITFVPTTEFCVINAPLLVRLTLIYCNGTKYLNIVSSRLNSLVVRKSYYDIELSCFMNCKNLIILYLVTSNPIFGDRSKLQKLLLSLPILKVLILSSSFLELLSAGTVPQGLPFTLNCLWHLKLGINFGQMGQISYALELIKSSHKLSELEIWVNATSDIVEAISEYLDTPGCLDQPLNKLKYVVIRFFKGSKTELLFVKLLFARCPSLISMSIKQVKASGSKGERNIVIELARYPRASPKAELLYVPRSD